One genomic segment of Pseudomonadota bacterium includes these proteins:
- a CDS encoding EAL domain-containing protein, giving the protein MEDRPLEAEIAVRQLEAAGIKCKWERVDTEPSFRVVLTRSRPDLILSDFTLPEFDGLSALEIARAMAPHVPFIFLSGTIGEERAIEALQRGAVDYVLKTNMARLAPAVRRALADAAAKRSRRVLERRLHEIVATSQDWIWEQDREGRFTFCSASVRHILGYTPESLLGEPAAKFVHPDDVDALERATRALVPNDPSINNLSARWRHKDGSFRFLERNAFALFDSRGTIAGLRGTERDVTQRRQQEAHIARLTRVLRMLSGINSSVLRINERHELLAEACRLATVIGGYVTAVVSLIVPGTRTAKPEAWSGSVDQGYLESEVYDLGDAGSAGPSVVSGALRSGAPVVLNDLAIDDVPREARSALLEADFRCAIGIPLIVDGTAIGVFVLTSHDAVAVSAEETQLLRELCANLSFALQYLHKEDEVRFLSYFDPLTGLAKRALYCERVMRLLQPGVDHSGNTTVVVFDIEKLSSINDSFGRHGGDQLLQMVADRAKRYFENTDRLAHFGGGTFALTLQPEDREAEATHWVQQHLSELLRAPFTVEGHSIPVAVKLGIASYPANGADANTLVQNAEAALQAAKASGEQYMHHRLELSSKGVSRLAMEHRLRGAIERQEFDLFYQPKVDIRTRMIRGLEALVRWRDPDAGLVSPAEFLPLLESSGMIVTLGEWIQRRAAGDVRHWKENGFPPVRVAVNISPVQLRRRSFVDQFLESIGEWPDEQWGIDIEITEGALLDDVGTVVSKLRSLRQKGVRVAIDDFGTGYSSLSRLAKLPIDLLKIDRTFINEMAALNEGRTIVETIVALGRTLGMTTVAEGVETVEQFGLLEQLGCDQSQGYLHCRPAPIADIDAMLMYAHKPFVLPKR; this is encoded by the coding sequence GTGGAAGACAGGCCCCTCGAGGCGGAAATCGCCGTCCGCCAACTCGAGGCCGCCGGCATCAAATGCAAATGGGAGCGTGTCGACACGGAGCCCAGCTTTCGAGTTGTGCTGACACGGAGCCGGCCGGATTTGATCCTGTCCGACTTCACGTTGCCGGAGTTCGACGGTTTGTCCGCGCTCGAGATCGCGCGCGCCATGGCGCCGCACGTCCCGTTCATCTTTCTTTCCGGAACCATCGGCGAAGAGCGCGCCATCGAAGCGTTGCAACGTGGCGCCGTCGATTACGTGCTCAAGACCAACATGGCACGGCTCGCGCCTGCGGTACGGCGCGCGTTGGCCGACGCCGCCGCGAAGCGCTCGCGGCGCGTGCTCGAGCGGCGCTTGCACGAAATCGTCGCCACCTCGCAGGACTGGATCTGGGAACAGGACCGCGAAGGGCGGTTTACATTTTGCAGCGCTTCGGTGCGCCATATCCTCGGTTACACCCCCGAATCGCTGCTCGGTGAGCCTGCCGCGAAGTTCGTTCATCCGGACGACGTCGATGCACTGGAGCGAGCGACCCGGGCTCTCGTCCCGAACGATCCTTCGATCAACAACCTGTCGGCGCGATGGCGCCACAAGGACGGCAGCTTTCGCTTTCTCGAACGCAATGCATTCGCACTATTCGATTCGCGGGGCACGATCGCCGGCTTGCGCGGCACGGAACGCGACGTCACGCAACGACGGCAGCAAGAGGCGCATATAGCCAGGCTGACTCGCGTCTTGCGAATGCTGAGTGGCATCAACTCCAGCGTACTGCGCATCAATGAGCGCCACGAATTGCTGGCCGAGGCCTGCCGCCTCGCAACCGTCATTGGTGGATATGTCACCGCCGTCGTGTCTCTGATCGTGCCGGGGACACGTACGGCGAAACCGGAGGCGTGGTCTGGAAGCGTCGACCAGGGCTATCTAGAAAGTGAAGTCTATGACCTCGGCGATGCGGGCTCGGCGGGGCCGAGTGTGGTCTCTGGAGCGCTGCGTTCCGGCGCGCCGGTGGTACTCAACGATCTCGCGATAGACGACGTTCCGCGCGAAGCACGTTCCGCGCTGCTCGAAGCGGACTTCCGGTGCGCGATCGGTATCCCGCTGATCGTCGATGGAACCGCGATCGGTGTTTTCGTCCTCACTTCGCACGACGCAGTCGCCGTAAGCGCGGAAGAAACGCAGCTGTTGCGCGAGCTGTGCGCGAATCTTTCTTTCGCCCTCCAGTATTTGCACAAAGAGGACGAAGTCCGGTTTCTTTCCTACTTCGATCCGCTCACCGGGCTTGCCAAGCGCGCGCTCTACTGCGAGCGCGTGATGCGCCTGCTGCAACCGGGCGTCGATCACAGCGGCAATACGACGGTGGTGGTGTTCGATATCGAGAAGCTGAGCTCCATCAACGATTCGTTCGGCCGGCATGGCGGCGATCAGCTGCTGCAGATGGTCGCCGATCGCGCCAAGCGTTATTTTGAGAACACCGATCGTCTCGCTCATTTTGGCGGCGGCACTTTCGCGCTGACCTTGCAACCCGAAGACCGGGAGGCGGAAGCGACGCACTGGGTTCAGCAGCACTTGTCGGAGTTGCTGCGCGCGCCGTTCACTGTCGAAGGCCACAGCATTCCAGTGGCTGTAAAACTTGGCATCGCGAGTTACCCCGCCAACGGCGCGGACGCCAACACACTGGTGCAGAACGCCGAAGCCGCACTCCAGGCGGCGAAGGCTTCCGGCGAGCAATACATGCACCACCGGCTCGAACTGAGCTCAAAGGGTGTCTCGCGGCTCGCGATGGAACATAGATTGCGCGGCGCGATCGAACGCCAGGAGTTCGATCTTTTTTATCAACCCAAGGTGGATATCCGGACGCGGATGATTCGCGGCCTGGAAGCGCTGGTGCGTTGGCGCGACCCCGACGCCGGGCTGGTCAGCCCGGCCGAATTCCTACCGTTGCTGGAGTCGAGCGGAATGATCGTCACGCTCGGCGAGTGGATTCAGCGCCGCGCGGCGGGGGATGTGCGGCACTGGAAGGAAAATGGATTCCCGCCGGTGCGTGTGGCGGTCAACATATCGCCGGTACAACTGCGGCGGCGTTCGTTTGTGGACCAGTTTCTCGAATCGATCGGCGAATGGCCTGACGAGCAGTGGGGTATCGACATCGAAATCACCGAAGGTGCACTGCTCGATGACGTGGGTACGGTCGTTTCCAAACTGAGATCGCTTCGCCAGAAAGGTGTGCGTGTGGCAATCGATGATTTCGGCACGGGCTACTCATCGTTGAGCCGTCTCGCGAAGCTTCCCATCGATCTGCTCAAGATCGACCGCACGTTCATCAACGAAATGGCCGCTCTCAACGAGGGAAGGACCATCGTTGAAACCATCGTGGCGCTCGGCCGTACGCTGGGCATGACCACGGTTGCCGAAGGTGTCGAGACCGTCGAGCAATTCGGGTTGCTCGAACAGCTGGGATGCGACCAGTCGCAAGGATATCTGCACTGCCGGCCGGCACCGATCGCGGACATCGATGCCATGCTCATGTATGCGCACAAACCGTTCGTGCTGCCGAAACGGTGA
- a CDS encoding phosphatase PAP2 family protein: MSYFKLRRSRVILGSFLLFSAIMVAFPSIDLSISGFFFDGRSFPRGRWWQDLQQTGLTLFLCLSVSAVLALYVWNRARAQKLGGIDGRRVLYLLLVLGIGPGLIVNTTLKDNFGRARPRNVTEFGGTKEFTAPFVVSRECNTNCSFSSGDAAGGFFALALALALSRRRSVFVAGLAFGTLISLSRIASGAHFFSDTVVSFFVMLSLADVLYHYVVLSQVERTEQPVVAVRAQT; this comes from the coding sequence ATGTCTTATTTCAAATTGAGGCGCAGCCGCGTCATCCTCGGCTCGTTCCTGCTGTTCAGCGCGATCATGGTGGCGTTTCCAAGCATCGATCTTTCGATCTCGGGGTTTTTTTTCGACGGCCGGTCATTTCCGCGGGGCCGCTGGTGGCAAGACCTGCAGCAAACCGGACTCACGCTTTTCTTGTGTTTGTCGGTCTCCGCCGTACTCGCGCTGTACGTGTGGAATCGCGCGCGTGCGCAGAAGCTCGGAGGAATCGATGGCCGCCGTGTGCTGTACCTGCTGCTGGTCCTCGGCATCGGACCCGGTCTCATCGTCAATACGACACTCAAGGACAATTTCGGACGTGCACGTCCGCGCAACGTCACGGAATTCGGAGGAACGAAGGAGTTCACGGCGCCGTTCGTCGTCAGCCGTGAATGCAACACCAATTGCTCGTTTTCATCCGGCGATGCGGCCGGTGGATTCTTCGCGCTGGCCCTGGCGCTGGCGCTCAGCCGCCGGCGCTCGGTGTTCGTGGCGGGGCTGGCCTTTGGCACGTTGATTTCGTTGTCGCGAATTGCGAGCGGCGCTCACTTCTTCTCGGATACCGTGGTCTCTTTCTTCGTCATGCTGAGCCTGGCGGACGTCTTGTATCACTACGTGGTGCTGAGCCAGGTTGAACGCACCGAACAGCCCGTGGTGGCGGTTCGGGCTCAAACCTGA
- a CDS encoding phosphoethanolamine transferase domain-containing protein codes for MSHTRFVVAYSLALYIVCNAANLDRLAHWFRAGGALDLPALLAYLLAGLCLFVMVFTLLAHRFTIKPVAVLLTVASAAATYFIAKYGVAIDSSMIRNAVHTDHTEVAQLLSVQMIPYVLFGMVAPVALILAVDITFEASGRYLWGSFKVFAVALCLLLVALGAEYNAIFRAGNVSNKYIVYMLVPINVISGSINATTRALKPHFTKAQKDIDFVARVTTPGNLVVVLAVGESSRRKNFSLFGYQRRDTNPELRKIDGLHLLDAVATRASTLYALPKILEKNGLKLTTVVSKAGIPTSCYVNYTLYDNCAAVGETKVHDCGHGGKCYDEDVLPLLKVDLANYSSGFRFVVLHFGGGSHGPAYADRHPPEFLRFEPGCKDADVANQCSIEQLYNSYDNTILYVDHVVAQAIRTLDASGVPYVFIYLSDHGESLLENGVMFHGMPPGMALPPEQAGIPLIVKSSVPVSIAKRSVYQQSDVFDSVLELFSIGSPGFDKRGGFIVRP; via the coding sequence TTGTCACATACCCGCTTCGTCGTCGCGTATTCGCTGGCGCTCTACATCGTCTGCAACGCGGCGAATCTCGATCGGCTGGCACACTGGTTCCGCGCCGGAGGCGCGCTCGATCTCCCGGCACTGCTCGCCTACCTGCTCGCGGGCCTGTGCCTGTTCGTCATGGTCTTCACGCTGTTGGCGCATCGCTTCACGATCAAGCCCGTGGCGGTGTTGCTCACGGTCGCGAGCGCGGCGGCGACTTACTTCATTGCGAAGTACGGCGTGGCCATCGACAGCTCCATGATCCGCAATGCGGTGCACACCGATCACACGGAGGTCGCGCAGCTGCTGTCGGTGCAGATGATTCCATACGTCCTGTTCGGGATGGTCGCACCGGTCGCACTCATCCTCGCGGTCGACATTACGTTCGAGGCTTCGGGTCGATACTTGTGGGGCTCTTTCAAGGTGTTCGCCGTCGCGCTGTGTCTGCTGCTGGTGGCGCTCGGCGCGGAGTACAACGCGATCTTTCGCGCGGGAAACGTGTCCAACAAATACATCGTGTACATGCTGGTGCCGATCAACGTCATCTCCGGCTCGATCAACGCGACGACTCGAGCGCTGAAACCGCACTTCACGAAGGCACAGAAGGATATCGACTTCGTCGCCAGGGTCACCACGCCTGGCAATCTCGTGGTCGTTCTCGCGGTGGGCGAGTCATCGCGGCGAAAGAATTTCAGCTTGTTCGGCTACCAACGCCGCGATACCAATCCCGAACTGCGGAAGATAGACGGACTGCATCTGCTCGACGCCGTTGCGACGCGCGCCTCCACACTGTACGCGTTGCCGAAAATCCTGGAGAAGAACGGCCTCAAGCTCACAACCGTCGTGTCGAAGGCAGGTATCCCGACGAGCTGCTACGTGAACTACACGTTGTACGACAACTGCGCGGCGGTGGGCGAAACGAAAGTCCACGACTGCGGTCACGGCGGCAAGTGTTATGACGAGGACGTCCTTCCGTTGCTGAAGGTGGACCTGGCAAACTACTCGTCGGGTTTCCGCTTCGTCGTGTTGCATTTCGGCGGCGGCAGTCACGGGCCCGCCTACGCGGATCGTCATCCGCCCGAGTTCCTGCGGTTCGAACCGGGGTGTAAGGATGCCGACGTCGCGAACCAGTGCTCGATCGAGCAGCTGTACAACTCGTACGACAACACCATTCTCTACGTGGACCACGTGGTGGCGCAGGCCATTCGAACGCTGGATGCATCGGGCGTGCCGTACGTCTTCATCTATCTATCGGATCACGGTGAATCCCTGCTCGAGAACGGCGTGATGTTCCATGGCATGCCGCCGGGCATGGCGCTGCCGCCTGAACAAGCCGGTATTCCCTTGATCGTGAAGTCGTCGGTGCCGGTGTCCATCGCCAAACGGTCGGTGTATCAACAATCGGACGTCTTCGATTCGGTGCTGGAGCTGTTCTCGATCGGATCTCCGGGGTTCGACAAACGCGGCGGTTTCATTGTCCGGCCGTGA
- a CDS encoding EAL domain-containing protein: protein MARKASNHSVGVTCHPAAPAVDSVLGKRQRERDAKDLRRALDDQQFVLHYQPKVNSRDGRIVGVEALIRWKHPQRGIVAPSVFIPLLEESGMILDVGSWVLRQAADDFCRWTRQGLAPLRIAVNVSPHQLKQKNFIAELEKALRMGEVGHAGIDIEVTEGVLMEDLAMCIQKLHSVRELGVRVAIDDFGTGYSSLRYLACLPIDALKIDRSFVSMVTESPNDLAIVSAIIVLAHGLNLDVIAEGVETEEQRKFLRLLRCDQMQGFLFSKPVAGDVIEKMLGSGANTIAQAHVTTDSRSSRAISEAELRDRRKAAHKTWTHQRV, encoded by the coding sequence GTGGCACGCAAGGCATCTAACCATTCGGTCGGCGTTACCTGTCATCCGGCAGCGCCGGCAGTCGATTCCGTTCTGGGCAAGCGGCAACGCGAGCGGGATGCAAAAGATCTGCGGCGTGCCTTGGACGACCAGCAGTTCGTTCTGCACTACCAGCCCAAGGTCAATTCCCGCGACGGCCGCATCGTCGGCGTGGAAGCATTGATCCGCTGGAAGCATCCTCAGCGCGGCATCGTCGCGCCCTCGGTCTTCATCCCCCTGTTGGAAGAATCGGGGATGATCCTCGACGTCGGCAGTTGGGTGCTCAGGCAGGCCGCTGACGATTTCTGCCGCTGGACTCGCCAGGGCCTCGCGCCGCTGCGCATCGCGGTCAATGTCTCGCCTCACCAGTTGAAGCAGAAGAATTTCATCGCGGAGCTGGAGAAGGCGCTGCGTATGGGAGAAGTGGGTCACGCCGGAATAGACATCGAAGTCACCGAAGGCGTTCTGATGGAGGACCTCGCCATGTGCATTCAGAAATTGCACAGCGTGCGCGAGCTCGGAGTGCGAGTGGCCATCGATGACTTCGGCACGGGTTACTCATCGCTTCGTTATCTCGCCTGTCTGCCCATCGATGCGCTCAAGATCGATCGGTCGTTCGTCAGCATGGTCACCGAGAGCCCGAACGATCTCGCCATCGTGTCCGCCATCATCGTGCTGGCGCACGGCTTGAACCTCGACGTGATCGCGGAAGGCGTGGAGACCGAGGAGCAGCGAAAATTTCTGCGCCTGCTCAGATGCGATCAGATGCAGGGTTTTCTTTTCAGCAAGCCGGTCGCCGGGGATGTAATCGAGAAGATGCTTGGTTCCGGCGCCAACACGATCGCGCAGGCGCATGTGACCACGGACTCACGCAGCAGCAGGGCGATCTCGGAAGCCGAACTCCGTGATCGGCGAAAAGCGGCTCATAAAACCTGGACGCACCAGCGGGTGTGA
- a CDS encoding SDR family oxidoreductase gives MTTESKGTALITGASSGIGAVYADRLARRGYDLILVARNRERLERLAARIEWETEVMVGILPADLSEPSDLHRVENAFGLDSSISLLVNNAGIGMYASTLDSDIEKMQQMITLNVTALTRLTYAAAARFVDRGAGAIINISSAVAIAPELLNGVYGGTKAFVLAFSQALHQELAHTGVRVQVVLPGAVATGFWNNAGKSVDQLPPQIVMSSEDLVDAALAGFDLGEFATIPSLPDAREWEAYESARLAFRPNLSLARPASRYISAAPPSWTWRTPT, from the coding sequence ATGACGACCGAAAGCAAGGGAACCGCATTGATCACCGGTGCCTCTTCCGGTATCGGCGCGGTATATGCCGACCGGTTGGCCCGGCGCGGCTACGACCTCATCCTGGTCGCCCGCAACCGCGAGCGGCTCGAGAGGCTCGCCGCACGCATCGAATGGGAAACGGAGGTGATGGTCGGAATATTGCCGGCAGATCTTTCGGAACCCTCCGATCTGCACCGCGTCGAGAATGCGTTCGGCCTCGACTCGAGCATCTCACTGCTCGTGAACAACGCGGGCATCGGGATGTACGCATCCACACTCGATTCCGATATCGAAAAGATGCAGCAGATGATCACACTCAACGTCACGGCCCTCACGCGGCTGACGTATGCCGCGGCCGCCCGCTTCGTCGATCGCGGCGCCGGTGCCATCATCAACATCAGCTCCGCGGTCGCAATCGCGCCCGAGTTGTTGAACGGGGTCTATGGCGGCACCAAGGCGTTCGTGCTGGCGTTCAGCCAGGCGCTTCACCAGGAGCTCGCCCATACGGGTGTTCGTGTCCAGGTGGTGCTGCCCGGCGCGGTCGCGACCGGGTTCTGGAACAACGCGGGCAAGTCGGTCGACCAGCTTCCCCCACAGATCGTCATGTCGAGCGAGGATCTCGTGGATGCTGCGCTTGCCGGATTCGATCTCGGCGAGTTCGCGACCATTCCCTCGCTACCCGACGCCCGTGAATGGGAGGCTTACGAATCCGCGCGCCTCGCGTTCCGGCCCAACCTTTCGCTGGCCCGACCCGCGTCGCGCTACATTTCTGCGGCCCCGCCTTCGTGGACCTGGAGGACGCCGACATGA
- a CDS encoding alpha/beta hydrolase: MNDPINLRRRELISATAAGVALAQAAVARSAETPSNVAPRVRRTGSTSFASQQRIEAGVLDVSYAEAGPANGTPVLLLHGWPYDIHTYVDVAPILAAAGFRVIVPYLRGYGGTHFLSADTPRNGQQAALAEDAIALLDALRIDSAIVAGCDWGARTANILAALWPQRCKALVSVSGYLIGSQEVNRAPLPPEAERQWWYQYYFATARGEAGYRKYTRDFARLIWALASPKWNFDDATFERSAAAFDNADHVAITIHNYRWRLGLAAGESRYDAVETKLATLPGIGVPAITLEGDANGAPHPDPGAYAKRFTGPYEHRQITGGIGHNLPQEAPLEFANAVVDVYRASE, from the coding sequence ATGAACGATCCGATCAATCTGCGCAGGCGCGAGCTGATCAGCGCAACGGCCGCTGGCGTGGCACTTGCGCAGGCTGCTGTCGCTCGCTCCGCCGAAACTCCATCGAACGTCGCCCCGCGTGTCAGGCGCACGGGCAGTACATCGTTCGCATCGCAGCAGCGCATCGAAGCGGGTGTGCTCGACGTGTCGTATGCGGAAGCGGGTCCCGCGAACGGAACGCCGGTGCTGCTGCTGCACGGCTGGCCCTACGACATCCACACCTACGTCGATGTCGCTCCGATCCTCGCCGCCGCAGGATTTCGAGTCATCGTTCCGTATCTGCGCGGCTATGGTGGGACACACTTCCTGTCCGCGGACACACCGCGCAATGGCCAGCAGGCGGCGCTCGCGGAGGACGCCATCGCATTGCTGGATGCGCTGCGAATCGACAGCGCGATCGTGGCCGGATGCGATTGGGGCGCGCGCACTGCGAACATCCTGGCTGCATTGTGGCCACAGCGCTGCAAGGCACTCGTATCGGTGAGCGGTTACCTGATCGGGAGCCAGGAGGTGAACCGGGCGCCGCTGCCGCCGGAGGCGGAGCGGCAGTGGTGGTACCAATACTATTTCGCCACGGCACGGGGCGAGGCGGGCTACCGGAAGTACACGCGCGATTTCGCTCGATTGATCTGGGCACTCGCTTCGCCGAAATGGAATTTCGACGATGCGACCTTCGAACGGTCCGCGGCCGCGTTCGACAATGCCGACCATGTCGCCATTACGATCCACAACTATCGATGGCGCCTCGGGCTTGCAGCCGGCGAATCGCGATACGACGCGGTGGAGACGAAGCTGGCGACGCTTCCTGGTATTGGTGTGCCGGCCATCACGCTCGAAGGCGACGCGAATGGGGCGCCGCATCCGGATCCCGGGGCTTATGCGAAGCGGTTCACCGGACCGTATGAGCATCGACAGATCACCGGGGGCATCGGCCACAATCTGCCGCAGGAAGCCCCGCTCGAGTTCGCGAATGCCGTAGTCGACGTTTACCGGGCATCTGAATGA
- the katG gene encoding catalase/peroxidase HPI produces the protein MATEAKCPFNHSGRGTSNRDWWPNQLPLELLHQHSSKSDPMGEDFDYAKEFKSLDFKALKKDLLKAMTDSKPWWPADFGHYGPLFIRMAWHSAGTYRVGDGRGGGGRGQQRFAPLNSWPDNASLDKARRLLWPVKQKYGRRISWADLMILTGNVALESMGFKTFGFGGGRKDVWEPDHDVYWGAESKWLGADKRYSGERDLANPLAAVQMGLIYVNPEGPDGKPDPVAAARDIRETFSRMAMNDEETVALIAGGHSFGKTHGAGDAAHVGSDPEAADLEAQGLGWSSKYGTGIAGDAITSGLEVTWTRTPTKFSNDFFKHLFEFEWELTKSPAGAHQWKPKNGAGEGTVPNAHDKSKRIAPNMLTTDLALRFDPAYEKISRRFHEHPEQFADAFARAWFKLTHRDMGPRVRYLGPEVPKEELIWQDPIPKVTHKLIGDKEVSYLKAKILASKLSVSELVSTAWASASTFRGSDKRGGANGARIRLAPMKDWEVNQPAQLAKVLKELEGIQAAFNKKAKGGRKVSLADLIVLGGDAAIEQAAKKAGFKVKIAFTPGRNDASQEQTDVDSFAALEPVADGFRNYLKGNFSIPAEALLLDKAQLLTLTAPQLTVLVGGLRVLGANFGGSKHGVFTKRSGTLTNDFFVNLLDMRTSWKATSEEKDLFEAKNAATGKVEWTGTRVDLVFGSNSQLRALAEVYASSDANKQFVTDFVAAWSKVMNLDRYDVK, from the coding sequence ATGGCTACCGAAGCTAAGTGTCCGTTCAATCATTCAGGCAGAGGCACGTCGAATCGCGACTGGTGGCCGAATCAGCTGCCGCTCGAACTGCTGCACCAGCATTCCTCGAAATCCGACCCGATGGGTGAGGACTTCGACTACGCGAAGGAATTCAAGAGCCTCGACTTCAAGGCACTCAAGAAAGACCTGCTGAAGGCCATGACGGATTCCAAACCCTGGTGGCCCGCGGACTTCGGACACTACGGACCGCTCTTCATCCGTATGGCCTGGCACAGCGCCGGCACCTATCGCGTGGGCGACGGACGCGGCGGCGGTGGGCGCGGACAGCAGCGCTTCGCGCCGCTCAACAGCTGGCCCGACAACGCCAGTCTCGACAAGGCGCGCCGTCTGTTGTGGCCGGTCAAACAGAAGTACGGCCGCCGGATCTCCTGGGCCGATCTCATGATCCTGACCGGCAATGTCGCGCTCGAGTCGATGGGCTTCAAGACCTTCGGCTTCGGTGGCGGCCGCAAGGATGTCTGGGAACCCGATCACGACGTCTACTGGGGTGCCGAATCCAAGTGGTTAGGCGCCGACAAGCGGTACTCGGGCGAACGCGATCTCGCGAACCCGCTGGCTGCCGTGCAGATGGGCCTCATCTACGTGAACCCGGAAGGCCCCGACGGCAAGCCGGACCCCGTGGCCGCGGCGCGCGACATCCGCGAGACGTTCTCCCGCATGGCGATGAACGACGAAGAAACCGTCGCGCTGATCGCCGGCGGCCACAGCTTCGGCAAGACCCATGGCGCGGGTGATGCCGCGCACGTCGGCTCGGATCCCGAGGCCGCCGATCTGGAAGCACAAGGCCTCGGCTGGAGCAGCAAATACGGCACCGGCATTGCCGGCGATGCGATCACGAGCGGCCTCGAGGTCACGTGGACACGCACGCCGACGAAGTTCAGCAACGATTTCTTCAAGCACCTGTTCGAGTTCGAGTGGGAACTCACCAAGAGCCCGGCCGGCGCGCATCAGTGGAAGCCGAAGAACGGGGCCGGCGAGGGCACGGTGCCGAATGCGCATGACAAATCGAAGCGCATCGCGCCCAACATGCTGACCACCGATCTCGCACTGCGTTTCGATCCGGCCTACGAAAAAATCTCGCGCCGCTTCCACGAGCATCCGGAACAGTTCGCCGACGCGTTCGCGCGCGCCTGGTTCAAGCTCACGCACCGCGACATGGGACCGCGCGTGCGTTACCTCGGGCCCGAAGTGCCGAAGGAAGAACTGATCTGGCAGGACCCGATTCCGAAGGTCACTCACAAACTAATCGGCGACAAGGAAGTCAGCTACCTCAAGGCGAAGATTCTCGCCTCGAAGTTGTCCGTATCCGAGCTGGTGTCGACGGCCTGGGCTTCGGCGTCCACGTTCCGCGGTTCGGACAAACGCGGCGGCGCCAATGGTGCCCGCATCCGCCTCGCGCCGATGAAGGATTGGGAGGTCAATCAACCCGCCCAGCTCGCGAAAGTGCTCAAGGAACTCGAAGGCATCCAGGCCGCTTTCAACAAAAAGGCGAAGGGTGGCCGCAAAGTCTCGCTGGCGGATCTGATCGTGCTCGGTGGTGACGCGGCGATCGAGCAGGCGGCGAAAAAGGCCGGCTTCAAGGTGAAGATCGCGTTCACACCCGGCCGCAACGATGCCTCACAGGAACAGACCGACGTCGATTCCTTCGCGGCGCTCGAGCCGGTCGCCGACGGATTCCGCAACTATCTGAAGGGAAATTTTTCCATTCCGGCCGAGGCGTTGCTGCTGGACAAGGCGCAACTGCTGACGCTGACCGCGCCGCAGCTGACGGTGCTGGTGGGTGGATTGCGCGTGCTGGGCGCGAACTTCGGCGGCTCGAAACACGGCGTGTTCACGAAGCGCAGTGGAACGCTGACCAATGACTTCTTCGTGAATCTGCTCGACATGCGCACTTCGTGGAAGGCTACGTCGGAGGAGAAGGATCTCTTCGAGGCGAAGAATGCCGCGACCGGCAAAGTCGAGTGGACTGGCACCCGTGTGGACCTCGTGTTCGGTTCGAACTCGCAGCTGCGCGCGCTGGCCGAGGTGTACGCGAGTTCGGATGCAAACAAACAATTCGTGACCGACTTCGTCGCCGCCTGGAGCAAGGTGATGAACCTAGATCGATAC